In one Gammaproteobacteria bacterium genomic region, the following are encoded:
- the rplU gene encoding 50S ribosomal protein L21 has product MYAVIQSGGKQHRVKEGDVVRLEKIEQETGATVEFDKVLLVSDGENVKVGAPYVEGAKVAAEIVTHGRGKKVRIIKFKRRKHHMKRQGHRQWYTEVRITGIKA; this is encoded by the coding sequence ATGTACGCGGTTATCCAGTCTGGCGGTAAACAGCATCGAGTCAAAGAAGGTGATGTTGTACGTCTTGAGAAAATTGAGCAAGAAACCGGCGCGACGGTTGAATTCGACAAGGTGTTGCTCGTTTCAGATGGTGAAAATGTTAAAGTCGGCGCGCCTTATGTCGAAGGGGCCAAAGTGGCAGCGGAGATTGTGACACATGGCCGCGGCAAGAAAGTTAGAATTATTAAGTTCAAGCGCCGTAAGCATCATATGAAGCGCCAGGGCCATCGTCAGTGGTACACTGAGGTTCGTATCACCGGCATTAAAGCATAA